A stretch of the Acidobacteriota bacterium genome encodes the following:
- a CDS encoding metal ABC transporter permease — MNFRAEVQLVAVLTAAAASVPGVFLVLRRMSLVADAVSHAVLPGLVLAFFATGSLTSPFLLAAAALTGLSAVALIEALRSTGLVREDAAIGLVFPAAFSAGVVLIARYASGVHLDTDSVLLGELALAPFDRLVLGGYDLGPKAAWSMGAILFLDLGFVGLLYKELKLSTIDPEQAAMLGFPPTALHYALMAAVSVTAVGAFHAVGSILVVALMIAPPAAATLLAETLGGVLAVSLGIGSASALAGYWLARWLDVSIAGSMAVCSGLAFAAAFVGAPRSGLVVRLVRRRRLRIEFATTMLLVHLLHHEDTAREEEESAVSTLERHLHWPPSLVKEVLRRAGRVQLVTIDRGRARLTAAGRLRARRALMEPSKGTGPAPRA; from the coding sequence GTGAACTTCCGGGCGGAGGTCCAGCTCGTGGCGGTGCTCACGGCCGCGGCGGCGTCCGTCCCTGGCGTGTTCCTCGTGCTCCGGAGGATGTCGCTCGTCGCCGATGCCGTGAGCCACGCCGTGCTTCCCGGCCTGGTGCTCGCCTTCTTCGCCACCGGTTCCCTCACCTCCCCCTTCCTCCTGGCCGCAGCCGCCCTCACCGGGCTCTCTGCGGTCGCCCTGATCGAAGCGCTGAGGAGCACGGGGCTCGTCCGGGAGGACGCTGCGATCGGGCTCGTCTTCCCCGCGGCGTTCAGCGCCGGGGTCGTCCTCATCGCCCGGTACGCGTCCGGCGTTCACCTCGACACCGACTCCGTCCTGCTCGGGGAGCTTGCGCTGGCGCCTTTCGACCGTCTCGTGCTGGGCGGATACGACCTGGGCCCGAAGGCGGCGTGGAGCATGGGAGCCATCCTCTTTCTCGACCTCGGGTTCGTCGGGCTGCTGTACAAGGAGCTCAAGCTCTCGACGATCGATCCGGAACAGGCGGCGATGCTCGGTTTTCCGCCGACGGCGCTCCACTACGCGTTGATGGCCGCCGTATCGGTCACCGCCGTCGGGGCGTTCCATGCCGTGGGATCGATCCTCGTCGTCGCCCTGATGATTGCGCCTCCCGCCGCGGCCACGCTGCTCGCCGAAACGCTGGGCGGAGTCCTGGCGGTGAGCCTCGGGATCGGGAGCGCCTCGGCGCTGGCCGGCTACTGGCTGGCGCGTTGGCTCGACGTGTCGATCGCCGGCTCCATGGCGGTCTGCTCCGGACTCGCCTTCGCCGCCGCCTTCGTCGGTGCGCCGCGGAGCGGTCTCGTCGTGCGCCTCGTGCGCCGCCGGCGACTCCGGATCGAGTTCGCCACCACCATGCTGCTCGTGCATCTGCTTCACCACGAGGACACGGCGAGGGAGGAGGAGGAAAGCGCGGTTTCGACGCTGGAGCGGCATCTCCACTGGCCGCCATCGCTCGTCAAGGAAGTCCTCCGGCGGGCGGGGCGCGTGCAGCTGGTGACGATCGATCGGGGCCGGGCCCGCCTGACGGCGGCCGGGCGTCTCAGGGCGCGGCGCGCGCTGATGGAACCCTCGAAAGGAACCGGTCCCGCGCCTCGCGCATGA